A section of the Papio anubis isolate 15944 chromosome 16, Panubis1.0, whole genome shotgun sequence genome encodes:
- the NKX2-4 gene encoding homeobox protein Nkx-2.4, with product MSLSPKHTTPFSVSDILSPIEETYKKFGGAMDGAPPGLGAPLGAAAAAAYRAPPPGPSSQAATVAGMQPPHAMAGHNAAAAAAAAAAAAAAAATYHMPPGVSQFPHGAMGGYCNGGLGNMGELPAYTDGMRGGAATGWYGANPDPRYSSISRFMGPSAGVNVAGMGSLTGIADAAKSLAPLHAAAAAAAPRRKRRVLFSQAQVYELERRFKQQKYLSAPEREHLASMIHLTPTQVKIWFQNHRYKMKRQAKDKAAQQLQQEGGLGPPPPPPPSPRRVAVPVLVKDGKPCQNGASTPTPGQAGPQPPAPTPAPELEELSPSPPALHGPGGGLAALDPAAGEYGGGVLGANLLYGRTW from the exons ATGTCGTTGAGCCCAAAGCACACGACGCCCTTCTCCGTGTCCGACATCCTGAGCCCCATAGAGGAGACCTACAAGAAGTTCGGCGGCGCCATGGACGGCGCGCCACCCGGCCTGGGGGCGCCCCTGGGggccgcggccgccgccgcctACCGCGCGCCGCCACCCGGGCCCTCCTCGCAGGCGGCAACCGTGGCAGGCATGCAGCCCCCTCACGCCATGGCGGGTCACAACgcggcggccgcggcggcggcggcagcagcggcggcggcggcggccgccaCCTACCACATGCCGCCTGGCGTCTCGCAGTTCCCGCACGGCGCCATGGGCGGCTACTGCAACggcggcctgggcaacatgggcgAGCTGCCCGCCTACACGGACGGCATGCGGGGCGGCGCGGCCACCGGCTGGTACGGCGCCAACCCGGACCCACGCTACTCGTCAA TCTCCAGGTTCATGGGGCCGTCGGCGGGCGTGAATGTGGCCGGCATGGGGTCGCTGACGGGCATCGCGGACGCCGCCAAGTCGCTGGCCCCGCTGcacgcggcggcggcggctgccgCTCCGCGAAGGAAGCGCCGCGTGCTCTTCTCGCAGGCGCAGGTCTACGAGCTGGAGCGGCGCTTCAAGCAGCAGAAGTACCTGTCGGCGCCCGAGCGCGAGCACCTGGCCAGCATGATCCACCTGACGCCCACGCAGGTCAAGATCTGGTTCCAGAACCACCGCTACAAAATGAAACGGCAGGCCAAGGACAAGGCGGcgcagcagctgcagcaggagGGTGGCTTGGGCccgccgccgcctccgccgccGTCCCCGCGCCGCGTGGCTGTGCCCGTGCTGGTCAAGGACGGCAAGCCGTGCCAGAACGGTGCCAGCACGCCCACCCCTGGCCAGGCCGGTCCGCAGCCGCCGGCCCCGACGCCCGCGCCTGAGCTGGAGGAGCTGTCGCCCAGCCCACCCGCGCTACACGGCCCGGGGGGCGGCCTGGCGGCCCTGGACCCGGCCGCCGGGGAGTACGGCGGTGGTGTCCTGGGCGCCAACCTGCTCTATGGCAGGACGTGGTGA